A genomic region of Streptosporangium lutulentum contains the following coding sequences:
- a CDS encoding LysM peptidoglycan-binding domain-containing protein: MSSPESTEPPETITVTPPGGEYDSLWKIADEFFEDGSRWQSIYEANRDVLNDPNGLRVGMTLRLPMEIYPRHLRSVADAFDVERGELADAVRQAAAELNSIGDFWGTGKEATAFFKGQGDGTGYELVSGRVMEGTEALLDAHKDIPTLLRLMADGVETADWDSVAAILSIPPDPDKDRPVWGESR, encoded by the coding sequence ATGTCCTCACCAGAATCGACAGAGCCACCGGAAACCATCACGGTGACGCCTCCCGGCGGGGAGTACGACTCGTTGTGGAAGATCGCCGACGAATTCTTCGAGGACGGTTCCCGCTGGCAGAGCATCTACGAGGCGAACCGCGACGTTCTCAACGACCCGAACGGGCTCCGGGTGGGCATGACGCTCCGCCTGCCCATGGAGATCTACCCGCGTCACCTCCGATCTGTCGCAGATGCCTTCGACGTCGAGAGAGGTGAGCTCGCCGACGCTGTCAGACAGGCGGCGGCGGAGCTGAACAGCATCGGGGACTTCTGGGGCACCGGCAAGGAGGCGACGGCGTTCTTCAAGGGGCAGGGCGACGGCACGGGGTACGAGCTCGTCTCCGGCCGGGTCATGGAAGGCACCGAGGCTCTGCTGGACGCCCACAAGGACATCCCCACGCTTCTCCGCCTCATGGCCGACGGGGTCGAGACCGCCGACTGGGACAGCGTCGCCGCGATCCTCTCCATTCCTCCCGATCCCGACAAGGACCGGCCGGTGTGGGGGGAGTCCCGTTGA
- a CDS encoding discoidin domain-containing protein produces MRGLFRPAVLWTASAVLAALVAVPSAPAFADTLLSQGKVATASSTENAGTPAGSAVDGNTGTRWSSANTNDQWLQVDLGASAAISQVTLNWEAAYGSAYKIQASSNGTTWTDLKSVTGGDGGIDTWAVTGTGRYVRMLGVTRATGYGYSLWEFQVVGTIGGTDPGGGGQCATTNAALNKPSSASSTENAGTPASAAFDGDNGTRWSSAVADPQWVRVDLGSVQNICKIDLRWEAAYATAFKLQASADGTTWTDLRTVTGATGGNQSYDVSGSGRYVRMNGTARATAYGYSLWEFAVHTTTTGGPTDPPPTGGGELGPNVHVFDPSMSSAGIQSQLDAVFTQQESAQFGTGRHAFLFKPGTYNVNAKVGFYTSIMGLGQNPDDVTLSGVTVDAGWFGGNATQNFWRSTENLSVQPPGGTNQWAVSQAAPFRRMHIKGALNLAPTGYGWASGGYIADSKIDGAVGPYSQQQWYTRDSTIGGWVNGVWNMVFSGVVGAPANSFPEPPYTTLNTTPISREKPYLYADASGYRVFVPSKRTDARGVSWANGSTPGTSIPLSQFYVAKPGDTAATINAALAQGLHLLLTPGIYNINQPINVTRANTVVLGLGLATLIPSGGVSAVKVADVDGVKLAGFLVDAGPQKSDVLIEVGPQGSSADHAANPTTLQDVFVRIGGAFAGNATTSVVINSDDVIIDHTWLWRGDHGDGIGWNVNTAETGLIVNGDDVLATGLFVEHFRKYDVEWYGERGRTIFFQNEKAYDPPNQAAYMNGTTKGWAAYKVGPAVNVHEGWGLGSYVYFNVDPTIEVENAFEVPVKPGVKFHSLLTVSLGGNGRINHVINGVGGPAQGTATIPSKIVSYP; encoded by the coding sequence ATGAGAGGTCTATTCCGTCCTGCCGTTTTATGGACCGCTTCAGCGGTCCTGGCAGCCCTGGTCGCAGTACCGTCCGCCCCGGCCTTCGCGGATACGCTGTTGTCGCAGGGCAAGGTCGCCACCGCCTCGTCGACCGAGAACGCCGGCACCCCCGCCGGCAGCGCCGTCGACGGCAACACCGGCACCCGCTGGTCGAGCGCGAACACCAACGATCAGTGGCTCCAGGTGGACCTGGGAGCCTCGGCCGCCATCAGCCAGGTGACGCTGAACTGGGAGGCCGCCTACGGCAGCGCCTACAAGATCCAGGCCTCCTCGAACGGGACCACCTGGACCGACCTGAAGTCCGTCACCGGCGGTGACGGCGGCATCGACACCTGGGCCGTCACCGGCACCGGCCGGTACGTCCGGATGCTCGGCGTCACGCGGGCCACCGGCTACGGCTACTCCCTGTGGGAGTTCCAGGTCGTCGGCACCATCGGCGGCACCGACCCCGGCGGCGGAGGCCAGTGCGCGACCACCAACGCCGCGCTGAACAAGCCCTCCAGCGCTTCGTCGACCGAGAACGCGGGCACCCCCGCCTCCGCCGCCTTCGACGGCGACAACGGCACCCGCTGGTCCAGCGCGGTCGCCGACCCGCAGTGGGTCCGGGTCGACCTCGGCTCCGTCCAGAACATCTGCAAGATCGACCTGAGGTGGGAGGCCGCGTACGCGACCGCCTTCAAGCTCCAGGCCTCGGCCGACGGGACCACCTGGACGGACCTCAGAACCGTCACCGGCGCCACCGGCGGCAACCAGTCCTACGACGTGAGCGGCTCCGGCCGGTACGTCCGGATGAACGGCACCGCGCGGGCCACCGCCTACGGATACTCACTGTGGGAGTTCGCCGTGCACACCACCACGACGGGCGGTCCGACGGATCCGCCCCCGACCGGCGGCGGAGAGCTGGGCCCGAACGTCCACGTCTTCGACCCGTCCATGTCCAGCGCCGGCATCCAGAGCCAGCTGGACGCGGTCTTCACTCAGCAGGAGTCGGCACAGTTCGGCACCGGGCGCCACGCCTTCCTGTTCAAGCCCGGCACCTACAACGTGAACGCCAAGGTCGGCTTCTACACCTCGATCATGGGTCTGGGCCAGAACCCCGACGACGTCACCCTCAGCGGCGTGACCGTCGACGCGGGCTGGTTCGGCGGCAACGCCACCCAGAACTTCTGGCGCTCGACGGAGAACCTGTCGGTCCAGCCGCCCGGTGGCACCAACCAGTGGGCGGTCTCCCAGGCCGCGCCGTTCCGCCGCATGCACATCAAGGGCGCCCTGAACCTGGCCCCCACGGGCTACGGCTGGGCCAGCGGCGGCTACATCGCCGACAGCAAGATCGACGGCGCCGTCGGCCCGTACTCACAGCAGCAGTGGTACACCCGTGACAGCACCATCGGCGGCTGGGTCAACGGCGTGTGGAACATGGTCTTCTCCGGAGTGGTGGGCGCACCCGCCAACTCCTTCCCCGAGCCGCCCTACACCACGCTGAACACCACGCCGATCAGCCGTGAGAAGCCGTATCTCTACGCGGACGCCAGTGGCTACCGGGTGTTCGTCCCGTCTAAGCGGACCGACGCGCGCGGTGTGAGCTGGGCGAACGGCTCCACCCCCGGCACCTCCATCCCGCTCAGCCAGTTCTACGTCGCCAAGCCCGGTGACACGGCCGCGACCATCAACGCCGCGCTCGCCCAGGGCCTGCACCTGCTGCTCACCCCCGGCATCTACAACATCAACCAGCCGATCAACGTGACCCGCGCGAACACCGTGGTCCTGGGCCTCGGTCTGGCCACGCTGATCCCGAGCGGCGGCGTCAGCGCGGTCAAGGTGGCCGACGTGGACGGCGTGAAGCTCGCCGGCTTCCTCGTCGACGCGGGTCCCCAGAAGTCCGATGTGCTCATCGAGGTCGGCCCGCAGGGGTCGAGCGCGGACCACGCCGCCAACCCGACCACGCTGCAGGACGTGTTCGTCCGGATCGGCGGCGCCTTCGCGGGAAACGCCACCACCAGCGTGGTGATCAACAGCGACGACGTGATCATCGACCACACCTGGCTGTGGCGCGGTGACCATGGCGACGGCATCGGCTGGAACGTCAACACCGCCGAGACCGGTCTGATCGTCAACGGTGACGACGTGCTGGCCACCGGCCTGTTCGTCGAGCACTTCCGCAAGTACGACGTCGAGTGGTACGGCGAGCGCGGCCGGACGATCTTCTTCCAGAACGAGAAGGCGTACGACCCGCCGAACCAGGCGGCCTACATGAACGGCACCACCAAGGGATGGGCGGCCTACAAGGTCGGTCCCGCGGTCAACGTCCACGAGGGATGGGGACTCGGCAGCTACGTCTACTTCAACGTCGACCCGACGATCGAGGTGGAGAACGCGTTCGAGGTGCCGGTGAAGCCTGGCGTCAAGTTCCACAGCCTGCTCACCGTCTCTCTCGGAGGAAACGGGCGGATCAACCACGTGATCAACGGCGTCGGCGGACCCGCCCAGGGCACGGCGACGATCCCTTCCAAGATCGTCTCCTACCCGTAA
- a CDS encoding carboxylesterase/lipase family protein — MREKVVGAAVAAMVLLPACANTSAGQAREKTDASVVRTDAGAVRGTVAGEHRIFQGIPYAAPPVGELRWSSPAPVRAWTGVREAVRPGSMCPQVGSDYAQVASSDEDCLFLNVTAPRTPRKNRPVMVWIHGDGALGSGDLSDVRRIATRGDVVVVTINYRLGVFGGFGYPGLRGSGTYGLQDQQAALRWVRRNAAAFGGDPANVTVFGVSWGALSISGHLTSPGARGLFDRAVMQSGEGMMDMLAGSLGEGVPAHPSFAWRTVAEVEGMGTHVAPQLGCEDLRCLRALPVERILKVPQIMNMFQTYAYGSETLPGLPPAEFRAGRAHRVPVISGATRDEHRIFVGLFHDVAGRPVTADQYGTLLRAAFGKAAARVRAKYPIAAYGSPGLAWAAVVTDRMWARATFEQNELLSERAPTYAYQFADREAPMFLPLGTDFPWGAYHAGDMPYLFTEKEVVFTPAQWRLSDQMIAYWTNFARDGDPNGRGLPRWERFDRAARVPHTQSLEPDAIEPVDYAADHNLAFWPAPRG, encoded by the coding sequence ATGAGAGAAAAGGTGGTGGGTGCCGCCGTGGCGGCGATGGTCCTGCTGCCGGCGTGCGCGAACACGTCGGCGGGGCAGGCACGGGAGAAGACCGACGCGAGCGTGGTCCGGACCGACGCGGGGGCCGTGCGGGGGACGGTGGCCGGCGAACACCGGATCTTCCAGGGGATCCCCTACGCGGCCCCGCCGGTGGGCGAGCTGCGCTGGAGCTCGCCGGCGCCGGTGAGGGCCTGGACCGGGGTCAGGGAGGCCGTCAGGCCGGGCAGCATGTGCCCGCAGGTGGGGAGCGACTACGCGCAGGTGGCCAGTTCCGACGAGGACTGCCTGTTCCTCAACGTGACGGCACCGCGCACCCCCCGGAAGAACAGGCCGGTGATGGTGTGGATCCACGGCGACGGAGCCCTGGGCTCCGGCGACCTCAGCGATGTGCGCCGGATCGCCACTCGGGGGGACGTGGTGGTCGTCACGATCAACTACCGGCTCGGGGTGTTCGGAGGCTTCGGGTATCCGGGTCTCAGGGGGTCGGGCACGTACGGCCTGCAGGATCAGCAGGCGGCCCTGCGCTGGGTTCGCCGCAACGCCGCCGCGTTCGGCGGAGACCCGGCGAACGTGACGGTGTTCGGTGTCTCGTGGGGTGCGCTGAGCATCAGCGGGCACCTGACCTCGCCGGGTGCCAGGGGGCTGTTCGACCGGGCCGTCATGCAGAGCGGCGAGGGCATGATGGACATGCTCGCCGGCAGCCTGGGCGAGGGCGTCCCCGCCCACCCGTCCTTCGCCTGGCGCACGGTGGCGGAGGTCGAGGGGATGGGGACGCACGTGGCCCCGCAGCTCGGCTGCGAGGACCTTCGCTGCCTGCGCGCCCTCCCGGTGGAGAGGATCCTCAAGGTTCCGCAGATCATGAACATGTTCCAGACCTACGCCTACGGAAGCGAGACGCTGCCCGGGCTGCCGCCCGCGGAGTTCCGGGCCGGCCGGGCCCACCGGGTCCCGGTGATCTCCGGGGCGACCCGCGACGAGCACCGGATCTTCGTCGGGCTCTTCCACGACGTGGCGGGCAGGCCGGTCACCGCCGATCAGTACGGCACGCTGCTGAGGGCCGCGTTCGGCAAGGCCGCGGCGAGAGTGCGCGCGAAGTATCCGATCGCCGCGTACGGCTCGCCGGGGCTGGCCTGGGCCGCCGTGGTCACCGACCGCATGTGGGCCAGGGCCACCTTCGAGCAGAACGAGCTGCTCAGCGAGAGAGCGCCGACCTACGCCTACCAGTTCGCCGACCGTGAGGCCCCGATGTTCCTGCCGCTGGGGACGGACTTCCCCTGGGGCGCCTACCACGCGGGTGACATGCCGTACCTGTTCACCGAGAAGGAGGTCGTCTTCACCCCGGCCCAGTGGAGGCTGTCCGACCAGATGATCGCCTACTGGACCAACTTCGCCCGCGACGGCGACCCCAACGGCCGGGGGCTGCCGCGCTGGGAGCGCTTCGACCGGGCCGCGCGCGTCCCCCACACCCAGTCACTGGAGCCGGACGCGATCGAACCGGTCGACTACGCCGCCGACCACAACCTCGCCTTCTGGCCGGCACCACGCGGCTGA
- a CDS encoding serine hydrolase domain-containing protein: MGAVTTARGLAGFYRDLVAGRILRAETLDDATRGRVSGPDRVLLIDSAFGLGYMRPSMTFLTPAGGAESAFGHTGMGGSLGLGDVEHGLGMAYTMNKMAGAVSGSFRAYRLAEAVYASLHAR; encoded by the coding sequence ATGGGCGCCGTCACCACCGCCCGGGGTCTCGCGGGCTTCTATCGCGACCTGGTGGCCGGGCGGATCCTGCGCGCGGAGACCTTGGACGACGCGACGCGCGGGAGGGTCAGCGGGCCGGACAGGGTGCTGCTCATCGACAGCGCCTTCGGCCTCGGCTACATGCGCCCGTCCATGACCTTCCTCACCCCGGCGGGGGGCGCGGAATCCGCTTTCGGCCACACCGGCATGGGCGGATCGCTGGGCCTCGGCGACGTCGAACACGGCCTGGGCATGGCCTACACGATGAACAAGATGGCCGGCGCGGTTTCGGGCAGCTTCCGCGCCTACCGCCTCGCCGAGGCCGTCTACGCCTCTCTCCACGCCCGATAG
- a CDS encoding serine/threonine-protein kinase, translating into MVPGYREIRELGAGGGGRVILATYAATGAYVAIKYLNAALKDDHRFLARFREEAHVMVELRDPNVVQFYEYYEDVLEAAIVMELVDGVALRKILADHGSTSPEAALVVLKGSLLGLAFAHSAGIVHRDYKPENVLIQADGTSKLTDFGIATHVGAPDTPAGTPPYMAPEQWAGAPASTATDVYAATCVFFECLTGRRPYSADHQAALMYQHQNTPVPVEHVPSSVRELVARGMAKSPEDRPPTARAFLAELELAALSAYGPEWEQRGRRHLAELATLLALAFPLAKSTPRASTSVAQSVIGRMGRMRRPRLGPRMLAGAGVITVAVTIGLVAANQPPDRLAADTIFTPPSPSAAGDTPAGQSRRLESPPPEPILTPRTSRPAATDRARPPTGHPTPTPSRSRVQAPDPVPSKSATSTSAPTPASPPTPTGSGTPPAHTVSGLSIVGIDANGTTVALRASTSADVVLTIGFAEGEDPDRLTGTPPGRFTVNGLRTYSHTVPHTFTAPTCGQTLYRRVTVSTSPQASGGPRSLTTKVSGEPCPAPPVESVDIAAWNGAAATVQVRAGGPGKVRLTATFTRKDGGEDESSTRILDTQTRTLSGKTDYSLSLSAPVPTVACGERALFGITVATDRPAGNGTQVKEISVEGPRCAPPVVSISSFDGTTVSFRVRTPNTSAVTVRLGFAQKAAGRLTDSTQVLRLSGDTEYTRRAVGEFAALPECGEDAQRLVTIATVPEGDTRSRNVRLDLPDCELEPYPSSSPPEGTVDGDQFVDDPAPDGIL; encoded by the coding sequence ATGGTTCCGGGATACCGCGAGATTCGAGAGCTCGGCGCCGGCGGCGGCGGACGAGTGATCCTGGCCACGTATGCCGCCACCGGCGCCTACGTGGCCATCAAATATCTGAACGCGGCCTTGAAGGACGATCACCGTTTCCTGGCGCGCTTCCGCGAGGAGGCGCACGTCATGGTGGAGCTGCGCGACCCGAACGTGGTCCAGTTCTACGAGTACTACGAGGACGTGCTCGAAGCCGCGATCGTGATGGAGCTCGTGGACGGGGTCGCGCTCAGGAAGATCCTGGCCGACCACGGCAGCACGAGCCCCGAGGCCGCGCTGGTGGTGCTCAAGGGCTCGCTGCTCGGCCTGGCCTTCGCGCACTCGGCCGGGATCGTGCACCGCGACTACAAGCCGGAGAACGTGCTGATCCAGGCGGACGGCACCAGCAAGCTGACGGACTTCGGCATCGCCACCCACGTCGGAGCGCCTGACACGCCGGCGGGCACCCCGCCCTACATGGCGCCCGAGCAGTGGGCGGGCGCCCCGGCGAGCACGGCGACCGATGTCTACGCGGCCACGTGCGTGTTCTTCGAATGCCTCACCGGGCGCAGGCCGTACTCGGCCGACCATCAGGCCGCGCTGATGTACCAGCACCAGAACACGCCGGTGCCGGTCGAGCACGTGCCGAGCTCCGTCAGGGAGCTGGTCGCGCGGGGCATGGCCAAGTCCCCGGAGGACCGGCCGCCGACGGCACGGGCGTTCCTCGCCGAGCTGGAGCTGGCGGCGCTGTCCGCCTACGGACCGGAGTGGGAGCAGCGCGGGCGACGGCACCTGGCCGAACTGGCGACGCTGCTGGCGCTGGCGTTCCCCCTGGCCAAGTCCACGCCGAGGGCGAGCACCTCGGTCGCCCAGAGCGTGATCGGCCGGATGGGGAGGATGCGCCGTCCCCGGCTGGGTCCCCGGATGCTGGCCGGGGCGGGCGTGATCACCGTCGCGGTGACGATCGGGCTGGTGGCGGCCAACCAGCCCCCCGACCGGCTCGCGGCGGACACGATCTTCACCCCGCCGAGCCCTTCCGCCGCCGGGGACACCCCGGCCGGACAGAGCCGGCGACTGGAGTCACCCCCGCCGGAGCCGATCCTCACCCCCCGGACGTCCCGGCCCGCCGCCACCGACCGTGCCCGGCCGCCCACCGGCCACCCCACCCCGACCCCGTCGAGGAGCCGGGTGCAGGCCCCGGACCCCGTCCCCTCGAAGAGCGCCACGAGCACGTCGGCCCCGACCCCGGCCTCGCCCCCCACTCCGACCGGCTCGGGGACACCCCCCGCGCACACCGTCAGCGGCCTGTCGATCGTGGGGATCGACGCGAACGGGACCACGGTCGCCCTCCGCGCCTCCACGTCGGCGGACGTCGTGCTGACCATCGGATTCGCCGAGGGAGAAGACCCCGACCGGCTCACGGGGACACCGCCGGGCCGCTTCACCGTCAACGGGTTGAGAACCTACTCCCACACCGTCCCGCACACCTTCACCGCTCCGACCTGCGGTCAGACCCTCTACCGCCGGGTCACGGTCTCCACCTCGCCCCAGGCCTCCGGAGGCCCACGGAGCCTCACGACGAAGGTCAGCGGCGAGCCGTGCCCCGCGCCCCCGGTCGAGTCCGTGGACATCGCCGCCTGGAACGGTGCGGCGGCCACCGTCCAGGTCCGCGCGGGTGGTCCGGGCAAGGTACGGCTCACCGCCACCTTCACCCGCAAGGACGGCGGGGAGGACGAAAGCTCCACCAGGATCCTGGACACCCAGACCAGAACGCTGTCCGGAAAGACCGACTACAGCCTGAGCCTCTCCGCCCCCGTGCCCACGGTCGCCTGCGGCGAGCGGGCGCTGTTCGGGATCACGGTCGCCACCGACCGTCCGGCGGGCAACGGCACGCAGGTCAAGGAGATCTCGGTCGAGGGACCGAGGTGCGCGCCCCCGGTCGTCTCGATCAGCTCTTTCGACGGCACCACGGTCTCCTTCCGGGTGCGGACGCCCAATACCTCGGCGGTTACCGTGCGACTCGGGTTCGCCCAGAAAGCCGCCGGCAGGCTGACCGACAGCACGCAGGTTCTGCGGCTGTCCGGCGACACCGAATACACGCGGAGGGCCGTCGGGGAGTTCGCCGCGCTGCCCGAATGCGGGGAGGACGCCCAGCGGCTGGTGACGATCGCCACCGTCCCCGAGGGCGACACGCGGTCCCGGAACGTGAGACTCGATCTGCCCGACTGCGAGCTGGAGCCCTATCCCAGCTCCTCACCGCCGGAAGGGACCGTCGACGGAGATCAGTTCGTGGACGATCCCGCACCGGACGGCATCCTGTGA
- a CDS encoding glucose 1-dehydrogenase, translated as MGLLDGKVALITGGARGMGESHVRLLLQEGARVVFGDVLDDEGKALAEATGALFVHQDVTRPEDWERAVNTTVETYGKLDVLVNNAGIMKFRRITDMTPDEYDQVLNVNLKGTWLGVKSVIEPMKAAGRGSIVNISSIEGFIGAAGLSAYSASKFGVRGVTKAAARELAQFKIRVNSVHPGAVATSMVLDPELMAEVDGDAFMKSMVIKRFAKPVEVSHVVAFLCSDRASYCTGSEFTVDGGMLTGAGY; from the coding sequence ATGGGTCTTCTGGACGGAAAGGTCGCGCTGATCACCGGCGGGGCCAGGGGTATGGGCGAATCCCACGTCCGGCTGTTGCTCCAGGAGGGTGCGCGGGTCGTCTTCGGCGACGTGCTCGACGACGAGGGGAAGGCCCTGGCCGAGGCCACCGGGGCACTGTTCGTTCATCAGGACGTGACGAGGCCCGAGGATTGGGAACGGGCGGTCAACACCACCGTCGAGACGTACGGCAAGCTCGACGTCCTGGTCAACAACGCTGGGATCATGAAATTTCGCCGGATCACCGATATGACACCGGACGAGTACGACCAGGTTCTCAACGTCAACCTCAAGGGCACCTGGCTCGGCGTCAAGTCCGTGATCGAGCCCATGAAGGCCGCCGGCCGGGGCTCGATCGTCAACATCTCCTCGATCGAGGGCTTCATCGGCGCGGCGGGCCTGTCCGCCTACTCCGCCTCCAAGTTCGGGGTGCGTGGCGTGACCAAGGCCGCGGCCCGCGAGCTCGCGCAGTTCAAGATCCGGGTGAACTCGGTGCACCCCGGCGCCGTCGCCACCTCCATGGTGCTGGACCCGGAGCTCATGGCCGAGGTGGACGGCGACGCGTTCATGAAGTCCATGGTGATCAAGCGCTTCGCCAAGCCGGTCGAGGTCTCCCACGTGGTGGCCTTCCTCTGCTCCGACCGGGCGAGCTACTGCACGGGAAGCGAGTTCACGGTGGACGGCGGCATGCTCACCGGCGCGGGCTACTGA
- a CDS encoding PaaI family thioesterase, whose translation MTIELASAGDTEDPAAAGDRPSALDLLTQQVRDLVDAVVLTGVPQDELVEITAELAALTDRLRALRRTSRHPLAFDPEGVPRHAGNAVTGSANPYALPLVSRVTSDGTIRAELSFRQIHEGPPTSVHGGVSAMVLDQVLGQAVAVAGGAGMTGTLTLRYVRRVPYGEPLVATAEYLRTEGRKSWAEGRIALPDGTPLVEATGLFITPRLWTEGTAGSQ comes from the coding sequence ATGACGATCGAACTCGCCTCCGCCGGGGACACCGAAGACCCGGCGGCTGCCGGGGACCGGCCCTCCGCGCTGGACCTGCTCACCCAGCAGGTACGTGATCTGGTTGACGCGGTCGTGCTGACGGGGGTCCCGCAGGACGAACTCGTCGAGATCACCGCTGAGCTGGCCGCCCTCACCGATCGGCTGCGCGCGCTGCGGCGGACCTCCCGGCATCCCCTCGCGTTCGACCCCGAAGGCGTGCCACGGCACGCGGGAAACGCGGTCACCGGATCGGCCAACCCGTACGCCCTCCCGCTGGTCTCCCGGGTCACCTCCGACGGGACGATCCGTGCGGAACTGAGCTTCCGGCAGATCCACGAGGGTCCGCCCACCTCGGTCCACGGGGGCGTCAGCGCCATGGTCCTCGACCAAGTGCTGGGACAGGCCGTCGCGGTGGCGGGCGGTGCCGGGATGACCGGCACTCTCACCCTGCGCTACGTGCGCCGGGTCCCGTACGGCGAGCCGCTGGTGGCGACCGCCGAGTATCTCCGGACCGAAGGCCGCAAGTCCTGGGCCGAGGGCCGGATCGCCCTCCCTGACGGCACGCCCCTCGTCGAGGCCACCGGCCTGTTCATCACACCCCGGTTATGGACGGAGGGGACAGCCGGGAGTCAGTAG
- a CDS encoding DUF1707 SHOCT-like domain-containing protein — protein MTAESPEPLHRGELRVSHADREAVVERLSEAAAEGRIDLTELDTRLEQALNARTYADLAPLTADLPPAVALDPGQPLTLKGGFHGAERVGRWRVPSKITAYGGMAGVKLDFTRTDCRLPEVEVEAHGQMAGVTIVIPEGWAAETTGMDPGLGGLRDKTTPDRLSGTPLIRLVGTGGPAGVVIRHPNGLERRRLRRDKR, from the coding sequence ATGACCGCTGAATCCCCGGAACCCCTCCACCGTGGTGAGCTGCGCGTCTCCCATGCCGACCGCGAAGCGGTGGTGGAGCGGCTGAGCGAGGCGGCAGCCGAGGGCCGCATCGACCTCACCGAACTGGACACGAGGCTGGAGCAAGCACTGAACGCCAGGACCTACGCGGATCTGGCACCCCTCACCGCCGACCTGCCGCCCGCGGTCGCGCTGGATCCTGGACAGCCGCTGACCCTCAAGGGCGGCTTTCACGGCGCGGAGCGCGTCGGGCGGTGGCGGGTGCCGTCGAAGATAACCGCGTACGGCGGCATGGCCGGCGTCAAACTCGATTTCACCCGGACCGACTGCCGGCTGCCCGAGGTCGAGGTGGAGGCACACGGACAGATGGCCGGGGTCACGATCGTCATCCCCGAGGGCTGGGCCGCGGAGACCACCGGGATGGATCCCGGTTTAGGCGGTCTGAGGGACAAGACCACTCCCGACCGGCTCTCTGGCACACCGCTGATTCGCCTTGTCGGCACCGGCGGCCCAGCGGGTGTGGTCATCCGCCACCCCAACGGCCTCGAACGCCGCAGGCTGAGGCGCGACAAGCGGTGA
- a CDS encoding SSI family serine proteinase inhibitor — translation MRRLLCLTTAGLFLASGTAAAAAQSSTPESHGPVGESVSPQALSGTQWVQYGPLVQPSPPPGPPQVRLPRPRPPHPGPTWRPDSGPTWRPDPRPTWRPDPRPLPPRPLPPRPPWGPPRSDAKELTLTVVKTADPRSRPRVVQLRCDPAYGSHPRAAAACAALIPAQGDPARVRARQEFCTRQYDPVRATATGVWNRRPIRYTQTFVNPCMMRNETGPVFYF, via the coding sequence ATGCGACGTCTCTTATGCCTGACCACCGCCGGGCTCTTTCTCGCCAGCGGTACGGCTGCCGCAGCCGCCCAATCATCGACCCCCGAGTCCCACGGGCCCGTGGGCGAGTCGGTTTCACCGCAGGCCCTGTCGGGCACGCAGTGGGTCCAGTACGGCCCTCTGGTCCAGCCCTCGCCTCCGCCGGGTCCGCCGCAGGTGCGCCTGCCGCGGCCGCGTCCACCTCACCCGGGTCCGACGTGGAGGCCTGACTCGGGTCCGACGTGGAGGCCTGACCCGCGTCCGACGTGGAGGCCCGACCCGCGTCCCCTTCCGCCGAGGCCTCTCCCGCCCCGTCCGCCGTGGGGTCCGCCGCGCAGCGACGCGAAGGAGCTCACGCTGACCGTCGTGAAGACGGCGGACCCACGGTCCAGGCCACGAGTCGTCCAGCTCAGGTGTGACCCGGCATACGGCTCGCACCCTCGTGCGGCCGCCGCGTGCGCCGCGCTGATCCCGGCGCAGGGTGATCCCGCCAGGGTCCGGGCTCGGCAAGAGTTCTGCACCAGGCAGTACGACCCCGTCAGAGCGACCGCGACCGGCGTCTGGAACAGGCGGCCCATCCGGTACACGCAGACCTTCGTCAACCCGTGCATGATGCGCAACGAAACCGGCCCGGTCTTCTACTTCTAG